The following are from one region of the Candidatus Omnitrophota bacterium genome:
- a CDS encoding sugar porter family MFS transporter, which yields MVSTTNENGSAVYVYLLASVAALGGLLFGYDTAVISGAIGYLEKRFVLNDVWKGWAASSALLGCIGGAAIAGALSDRLGRKAALMLSAILFLISAVWSAYPRNFSELIIARIIGGVGVGIASMLSPLYISEVAPAAIRGRLVSLNQFAIISGMLVVYFVNARIAGWVDETWNIAYGWRWMFGSEILPACLFLFLLFFVPESPRWLLKQGREGRAQDILSRVGGRSRAQKEIAEIKDAIAHEGGSILQLLQPGLRVALAIGVCLAILQQITGINIVIYYAPEIFKSAGLASTDALNDTVLVGITNIVFTLVAIWIVDKAGRKPLLLIAAAGMGVALTLLGGAFIYQKFEGPWVLMFVLAYVGSFSVAMGPVVWVVMAEIFPTKIRGRAMSIATVCLWIANFGVTQFFPVMNRILGGAVFFVYAAMCAIAFIFILTFLPETKGKTLEEIERQFTIS from the coding sequence ATGGTTTCCACAACGAACGAAAACGGAAGCGCGGTTTACGTCTATTTATTGGCCTCGGTGGCGGCGTTGGGGGGCTTGTTGTTCGGCTACGATACGGCGGTGATTTCCGGCGCCATCGGCTATTTGGAAAAACGGTTCGTCCTGAATGACGTTTGGAAAGGCTGGGCGGCTTCCAGCGCGCTGTTGGGCTGCATCGGCGGCGCCGCCATTGCGGGCGCCTTGAGCGACCGGCTGGGCCGCAAGGCGGCGCTGATGCTTTCCGCCATTTTGTTTTTGATCTCCGCCGTCTGGTCCGCGTATCCCCGCAATTTTTCGGAATTGATTATCGCCCGCATCATCGGCGGCGTCGGCGTGGGCATCGCTTCGATGTTGTCGCCGCTCTATATTTCGGAAGTTGCTCCGGCGGCGATCCGCGGGCGGTTGGTGTCGCTCAACCAATTCGCCATCATCAGCGGGATGCTCGTTGTCTATTTCGTCAACGCCCGCATCGCCGGATGGGTGGACGAAACCTGGAATATTGCGTACGGATGGCGTTGGATGTTCGGTTCGGAAATTTTGCCTGCTTGCTTGTTTCTCTTCCTCCTTTTTTTCGTGCCGGAAAGTCCGCGTTGGCTGCTGAAACAGGGAAGGGAAGGCCGCGCCCAGGATATTCTTTCCCGCGTCGGCGGACGAAGCCGGGCGCAGAAAGAGATCGCCGAGATCAAGGACGCCATCGCCCACGAGGGCGGCTCCATCCTGCAATTGTTGCAGCCGGGTTTGCGCGTCGCCCTGGCGATCGGCGTCTGTCTCGCCATTTTGCAGCAGATTACGGGAATCAATATAGTGATCTATTACGCGCCGGAAATATTCAAGAGTGCGGGACTGGCTTCGACCGACGCCTTGAACGATACCGTATTGGTTGGGATCACCAACATCGTCTTTACGCTCGTCGCGATATGGATCGTGGATAAAGCGGGAAGAAAACCCTTGCTTTTGATCGCGGCGGCGGGCATGGGAGTCGCATTAACGCTGCTGGGAGGAGCATTTATCTACCAGAAATTCGAAGGGCCGTGGGTGCTGATGTTCGTCTTGGCCTACGTCGGCTCTTTTTCCGTAGCGATGGGACCGGTCGTATGGGTGGTTATGGCGGAGATTTTTCCCACGAAGATCCGCGGGCGCGCTATGTCCATCGCCACGGTTTGCCTGTGGATCGCCAATTTCGGCGTTACGCAGTTTTTCCCCGTAATGAACCGGATTCTGGGAGGCGCCGTATTCTTCGTCTACGCCGCCATGTGCGCCATAGCGTTTATCTTCATCCTGACGTTTCTGCCGGAAACGAAGGGCAAGACTTTGGAAGAGATCGAGCGGCAATTTACGATCTCATGA
- a CDS encoding NrpR regulatory domain-containing protein, translated as MKDFNQKQKMMILRILRDAKEPIGSAAIAEEMKNYGFDLCGRTIRLYLQEMEKEGVVTSTRRGRDGGRAITPQGLEEIHDAMVNERVGFMAGKMDALACQMTFNPASRNGLVVVNVTIIDRTHLVSAAREMMPVFRAKLGMGDYIVLARAGEQLGGFYIPPGKVGVGTMCSVTINGLFLAARIPMTSVFGGVLEINEGRPFRFTDLIYYNGTSLDPLEIFIKGKLTSVREAARTGHGRIGASMREVPSPAFKKLEKLRRQLDDLGLGGGLFLGKPHQSLLDFPIEEGRMGLIVTGGLNPLAAVEEAGIPTANYALASLIDFEKMIHYKELPHLIEQEEF; from the coding sequence TTGAAAGACTTTAATCAAAAACAAAAAATGATGATTTTGCGGATTCTGCGCGATGCCAAAGAACCCATCGGCAGCGCCGCCATCGCCGAAGAGATGAAGAATTACGGCTTCGATCTTTGCGGACGCACGATCCGTCTTTACCTCCAGGAAATGGAAAAAGAAGGCGTCGTTACTTCCACAAGACGCGGACGGGATGGAGGCCGCGCCATCACCCCGCAGGGACTCGAGGAAATCCACGACGCGATGGTCAATGAGCGGGTGGGATTCATGGCGGGCAAGATGGATGCCCTAGCCTGTCAGATGACCTTCAATCCCGCCTCCCGCAACGGTCTTGTCGTCGTGAATGTTACCATTATCGACCGGACGCATCTGGTCAGCGCCGCTAGGGAAATGATGCCGGTTTTTAGAGCAAAACTGGGCATGGGTGATTATATCGTCCTGGCGAGGGCGGGCGAGCAATTGGGCGGCTTTTATATTCCGCCCGGCAAAGTCGGCGTCGGCACCATGTGCAGCGTTACCATCAATGGCTTGTTTCTCGCCGCCCGCATCCCCATGACTTCCGTCTTTGGCGGCGTATTGGAGATCAATGAAGGCCGTCCTTTCCGGTTTACCGACTTGATTTATTACAATGGAACCTCTCTCGATCCCTTGGAAATCTTTATTAAGGGCAAACTGACCAGCGTCCGCGAAGCGGCCCGCACCGGCCATGGCCGCATCGGGGCCAGTATGCGCGAAGTTCCTTCTCCCGCCTTCAAAAAGTTGGAAAAACTGCGCCGCCAGTTGGACGATTTGGGATTGGGGGGAGGGCTTTTTTTAGGCAAGCCTCACCAGTCCTTGCTCGATTTTCCTATCGAGGAAGGCCGTATGGGCTTGATCGTAACCGGCGGACTTAATCCTCTCGCCGCCGTTGAGGAAGCGGGCATCCCTACGGCGAATTATGCTCTCGCTTCCTTGATCGATTTCGAAAAAATGATCCACTACAAAGAGTTGCCTCATTTAATCGAACAAGAAGAATTTTGA
- a CDS encoding PEP/pyruvate-binding domain-containing protein — translation MNSADSSLSTGLPGLDNVLQGIIAGDNIVWKVDGVENYQAFVDPFYRHALAQGRKVVYFRFASHKALIPEDAGAEIHYVAPSDGFELFITKVHDVIERNGRGGFYVFDSLSALALECYSDRMVGNFFMLTCPYLLKQGAVAYFAVLRNYHSFHAAAPIAETTQIFIDVYRYHGEFYIHPQKVFQRYSPTIHMLHIWRGDQFLPVTHSAVVAEVLTSVPWTGLESASYQVGVWNREFLHAEEVWEEYKRGECSSDKVAPIFQRLLRMAISREEKILRLAEQYLNLGDLLRIRKRMIGTGYIGGKSVGMLISRQIMKMKSPRWEKILEAHDSFYIASEVFYTYLVLNDCWWARKKQKDPSAYLDGAEEAQRRILQGHFPDYIIKRFENMLDYYGQSPIIVRSSSLLEDSYGNMFAGKYESVFCANQGSRAERLERFVQAVKTIYASSMGMEVISYRARRGNLEQDEQMALLVQRVSGARYGDLFYPQIAGVGLSYNPYAWSEIIKPEAGALRLVFGLGSRAVTRNNDDYARLVALNAPDRRPETGQDEIRRYSQRKVDVLNLKTNQLTSVLFSEAVEQSPGLMREFFAIPDEDLLKFSREMGKKETWTWLLSFQRLLDHEAFLNDMREMLKTLAEAYLHPVDIEFTVNFIRPDSYKINLLQCRPFQFKGGGAIKEPPAGLSRRNVVIEAQGAVIGESRADVINRIVYVDPDAYGRLPINERYSIARLIGKTTRPKEGEAPKITILIGPGRWGTTTPSLGIPVSFSEIDSVSILCEINAMREDLTPDISLGTHFFSSLVEMEILYFALFPEKEENFLNRAYLLAAPNRLTDIVPSSEPYAEAVKLIDLDETENHGDLRLYANTFTQKVVCYFEPE, via the coding sequence ATGAATTCAGCGGATTCATCCCTGAGCACCGGCTTGCCGGGTTTAGACAACGTCCTACAAGGAATCATTGCGGGAGACAATATTGTCTGGAAAGTGGACGGCGTCGAGAATTACCAGGCGTTCGTAGACCCGTTCTACCGCCATGCCCTAGCTCAAGGGCGTAAAGTCGTTTATTTTCGCTTTGCCAGTCACAAAGCGTTGATCCCAGAAGACGCTGGAGCAGAGATTCATTATGTGGCTCCATCCGATGGCTTCGAACTGTTCATCACCAAAGTTCACGATGTTATCGAACGAAACGGGCGCGGCGGTTTTTATGTTTTTGATTCGCTTTCGGCGCTGGCTTTGGAATGTTACAGCGATCGCATGGTGGGCAATTTCTTTATGCTTACATGTCCTTATCTATTGAAGCAAGGCGCGGTCGCCTATTTCGCCGTCCTACGCAACTATCATTCTTTCCACGCCGCCGCTCCCATCGCCGAAACGACGCAGATCTTTATCGATGTTTATCGTTATCATGGCGAGTTCTATATCCACCCGCAAAAAGTGTTTCAACGTTATTCGCCCACGATCCACATGCTTCATATCTGGCGGGGGGATCAATTCCTTCCCGTTACTCATAGCGCCGTGGTCGCCGAAGTGTTGACTTCCGTTCCCTGGACCGGTTTGGAATCGGCCAGTTATCAGGTAGGAGTATGGAACCGGGAATTTCTCCATGCGGAAGAAGTATGGGAGGAATATAAGCGTGGAGAATGTTCTTCGGACAAAGTCGCGCCGATTTTCCAGCGTCTGCTGCGCATGGCGATATCGCGTGAGGAAAAAATCCTGCGGCTGGCGGAGCAATACTTGAACTTGGGCGATCTCTTGCGCATTCGCAAGCGGATGATCGGAACCGGCTACATCGGCGGCAAATCGGTGGGAATGCTTATCTCCCGACAAATCATGAAAATGAAATCTCCCCGATGGGAGAAAATTCTCGAAGCCCACGACTCTTTTTACATCGCCTCGGAAGTGTTTTATACCTATCTCGTTTTAAACGATTGCTGGTGGGCGCGCAAGAAGCAAAAGGATCCCTCCGCTTATCTTGACGGCGCCGAGGAAGCCCAACGCCGCATCCTGCAAGGCCATTTTCCGGATTACATCATTAAACGGTTCGAGAATATGCTCGATTATTATGGGCAGTCTCCCATCATCGTGCGTTCCAGCAGTTTGTTGGAAGATTCCTACGGCAATATGTTCGCGGGGAAATACGAGAGCGTTTTCTGCGCCAATCAGGGTTCGCGGGCGGAGCGTCTCGAACGGTTCGTTCAGGCCGTGAAAACCATTTACGCCAGCAGCATGGGCATGGAAGTGATTTCCTATCGCGCCCGGCGCGGCAACCTGGAGCAGGATGAGCAAATGGCGCTCTTGGTGCAGCGGGTTTCCGGCGCGCGTTACGGCGATCTATTCTATCCCCAAATCGCCGGCGTAGGATTGTCCTATAATCCTTACGCTTGGAGCGAGATCATCAAACCGGAAGCTGGCGCGCTTCGCCTCGTTTTTGGACTAGGCAGCCGCGCCGTGACGCGCAATAACGACGATTACGCCCGACTCGTCGCTTTAAACGCTCCCGACCGCCGCCCGGAAACCGGCCAGGATGAAATCCGCCGCTATTCCCAACGGAAAGTAGATGTTTTGAATTTGAAAACCAATCAACTGACTTCGGTACTCTTCTCCGAGGCCGTTGAGCAAAGTCCAGGTTTGATGCGCGAGTTTTTCGCTATTCCGGATGAGGATTTATTGAAATTCTCCCGTGAAATGGGCAAGAAGGAGACATGGACCTGGCTTCTATCCTTCCAGCGCTTGCTCGATCACGAGGCCTTCCTCAACGATATGCGCGAAATGTTGAAAACACTGGCGGAAGCCTACTTGCATCCCGTAGACATAGAATTCACGGTTAATTTTATTCGACCTGATTCCTATAAGATCAATCTTCTTCAATGCCGCCCTTTTCAATTCAAGGGAGGCGGCGCGATTAAGGAGCCGCCCGCCGGATTGTCCCGGCGAAACGTGGTAATCGAAGCCCAAGGCGCAGTCATCGGCGAAAGCCGCGCCGACGTCATTAATCGCATCGTCTACGTCGATCCTGACGCCTATGGCCGATTGCCCATCAACGAACGCTATTCCATCGCCCGGTTGATCGGAAAAACGACGCGGCCGAAGGAAGGGGAAGCGCCGAAAATAACGATATTGATTGGTCCGGGACGCTGGGGCACGACGACGCCATCCCTCGGCATCCCCGTCTCCTTTTCGGAAATCGATTCCGTTTCTATACTTTGCGAAATTAACGCCATGAGGGAAGACCTCACTCCAGACATCTCGCTAGGCACCCATTTTTTCAGCAGTCTGGTGGAAATGGAAATTTTATACTTCGCCCTCTTCCCGGAGAAAGAGGAAAATTTCTTGAACCGCGCGTATCTCCTCGCGGCGCCGAACCGGCTAACCGATATCGTCCCCAGTTCGGAACCCTACGCCGAAGCCGTGAAGCTGATCGATCTCGACGAAACGGAGAATCATGGCGATCTGCGTTTATACGCCAATACCTTCACGCAAAAGGTCGTCTGCTATTTCGAGCCAGAGTAG